CCGCGCGATCCCGATGCGGTGGCCGCCATGAATGAAGGCCTGCGCCGCGCGCCCAACGCGCTCTATGCGTTGACGCAGACGGCGCTGGTGCAGGACGAGGCGCTGAAGCGCGCCGATGCCCGCATCCGCGAGCTCGAGGCCGAGTTGGGCATCGGTGAGCCGCAACAGCCGCAGCAGGGCGGGTTCCTCGACAGCATGCGCGATGCGCTCATCGGCAAGCGCGAACAGCCGCGCGGTTCGGTGCCGCCCGTGCGGCCGGGCGCCGCCGTTGGCGCTGCTCCCGGCGCGCCGGGAAGCCCATGGCGCAACACCACCGGCCGGCAAGACGAGCAAGGAGGCTACGCGCCCCAGCCGGGTTACAACGCGGGCCCGCAGCCCGGCTACGGCCAAGGCTATGGTCAGGCCATGCCGGGCTCGTCCGGCGGCTCGTTCCTCGGCACGGCAGCCGCGACGGCGGCCGGTGTGATCGGCGGCGGGCTTCTGATGAACAGCTTCCGCGGCATGTTCGGCGGTGGCGGCGGCGGGCAGAGCCACTCCGCCTTCGATACGGGCAGCAGCGGTGGCGGCAGCCCGTGGTCCGGCAATCTCAGCGGCACGGATCTCGCGCGTGACGC
The Rhodoplanes sp. Z2-YC6860 genome window above contains:
- a CDS encoding DUF2076 domain-containing protein; its protein translation is MTPQERQLVEELFDRLASIENAPRDPDAVAAMNEGLRRAPNALYALTQTALVQDEALKRADARIRELEAELGIGEPQQPQQGGFLDSMRDALIGKREQPRGSVPPVRPGAAVGAAPGAPGSPWRNTTGRQDEQGGYAPQPGYNAGPQPGYGQGYGQAMPGSSGGSFLGTAAATAAGVIGGGLLMNSFRGMFGGGGGGQSHSAFDTGSSGGGSPWSGNLSGTDLARDAGVNDIGRGGGSRAAAYDDQNSDRQGDRQGMFDTAQNDSDDDNDDYDDDGGYDDGGSDTDNA